A genomic stretch from Setaria italica strain Yugu1 chromosome VII, Setaria_italica_v2.0, whole genome shotgun sequence includes:
- the LOC101785303 gene encoding 7-deoxyloganetin glucosyltransferase — protein sequence MGSVAAEEQPPHAVCMPYPAQGHVTPMLKLAKLLHARGFHVTFVNTEFNHARLLRSRGAASLASVPGFRFAAIPDGLPPSDPDATQDIPALCYSTMTTCLPHFCSLLATLNAGTSPPVTCLVVDAVMSFGYDAAREIGVPIAALWTASACGFMGYRNYRGLIDRGLVPFRDAADLADVPGGLLATVVDGARGMCGGVQLRDFPSFLRTVDRDDILLNFLMRESERLSLPDAVMVNTFEDLEGATLDAMRAILPPVYPVGPLVLRERLEIPAGTPLAGLGSNLWKEQDGLLEWLAGRPSCSIVYVNFGSITVMTNSQLLEFAWGLAASGYPFLWNIRPDLVKGDAAVLPPEFAAAVEGRALLTTWCSQEAVLQHEAVGVFLTHSGWNSTLESLCAGVPMLSWPFFAEQQTNCRYKRTEWGVGMEIGGEVQRDEVAVIIKEAMEGEKGKEMRRRAEEWKEKAVKVTLPGGPAETNLNRVIDEVLLSKKKGKTSVDA from the coding sequence ATGGGttcggtggcggcggaggagcagccGCCGCACGCGGTGTGCATGCCGTACCCGGCGCAGGGCCACGTCACGCCCATGCTCAAGCTCGCCAAGCTCCTCCACGCGCGGGGCTTCCACGTCACCTTCGTCAACACCGAGTTCAACCACGCCCGCCTGCTCCGCTCGCGGGGCGCCGCCTCGCTCGCCAGCGTCCCCGGGTTCCGCTTCGCCGCCATCCCCGACGGCCTCCCgccgtccgaccccgacgccaCCCAGGACATCCCCGCGCTCTGCTACTCCACCATGACCACCTGCCTCCCGCACTTCTGCTCCCTCCTCGCCACCCTCAACGCCGGGACGTCGCCGCCGGTCACCTGCCTCGTCGTCGACGCCGTCATGTCGTTTGGCTACGACGCCGCCCGGGAGATCGGTGTGCCCATAGCCGCGCTCTGGACCGCCAGTGCCTGCGGCTTCATGGGCTACCGGAACTACCGCGGCCTCATCGACCGTGGCCTCGTTCCGTTCAGGGACGCTGCCGACCTCGCTGACGTCcccggcggcctcctcgccaCCGTGGTCGACGGTGCCCGCGGCATGTGCGGCGGCGTGCAGCTCCGCGACTTCCCTAGCTTCCTCCGCACTGTCGACCGAGACGACATCTTGCTCAATTTCCTGATGCGCGAGTCCGAGCGGCTCTCCCTCCCCGACGCAGTCATGGTCAACACCTTCGAGGACCTCGAGGGCGCCACGCTGGACGCCATGCGCGCCATCCTCCCGCCGGTGTACCCCGTCGGACCGCTCGTCCTCCGCGAGCGCCTCGAGATACCTGCCGGTACCCCGCTCGCCGGCCTGGGTTCCAACCTCTGGAAGGAGCAGGATGGGCTCCTCGagtggctcgccggccggccgtcgtgCTCCATTGTGTACGTGAACTTCGGCAGCATCACAGTGATGACTAACTCGCAGCTGCTGGAGTTCGCGTGGGGGCTCGCCGCCAGCGGCTACCCGTTCTTGTGGAACATCCGGCCGGACCTGGTGAagggcgacgccgccgtgctgccTCCAGAGTTCGCCGCTGCCGTCGAGGGCCGTGCGCTGCTAACTACCTGGTGCTCGCAGGAGGCGGTGCTTCAGCACGAGGCGGTGGGAGTGTTCCTGACCCACTCCGGGTGGAACTCGACACTGGAGAGCCTCTGCGCCGGCGTGCCCATGCTGAGCTGGCCTTTCTTCGCCGAGCAGCAGACCAACTGCCGGTACAAGCGCACCGAGTGGGGCGTCGGGATGGAGATCGGTGGCGAGGTGCAGCGCGATGAGGTGGCGGTGATCATAAAGGAGGCCATGGAAggggagaaggggaaggagatgCGCCGGCGAGCGGAGGAATGGAAGGAGAAGGCCGTGAAGGTAACGCTGCCGGGTGGGCCAGCGGAAACAAACCTGAACAGGGTCATCGACGAGGTGCTGCTCTccaagaagaagggaaaaactTCAGTCGACgcgtga